One window from the genome of Schistocerca piceifrons isolate TAMUIC-IGC-003096 chromosome 1, iqSchPice1.1, whole genome shotgun sequence encodes:
- the LOC124775280 gene encoding piggyBac transposable element-derived protein 4-like — MYVVTHNVIFFLEDEIDDSLSSDEDENDVEGVASNPAAVPYPKDSEWTAVDTYRPLPVNTTPRQILVDIDESSSVLDCSKVFLTDSDVNELKRQTNLYASQTIQKKRRGNNLKPHSVLSSWKPVTISEMRRFLGIIFHMCVSKKPKIADHWSTNPVLSCNFCPHVMSRLRFTQILSCLHLVDNSNQKKPGEDGFHPLYKVLPYYNNLKERCIQAYRPSEKVTIDEGICPFRGRVSFRVYMQNKPHKYGLKVYAVAEASSGYVVNFEVYAGKHIVDNSSSAVILRLLSDSSLLNKGHTVYLDRFYSSPELFQQLAEKGTGAVGTVNKSRKGLPKDLVSATLKKGEMSFRRKDNVLAMKWKDKRDVYTLSTRHQATFGTHTKRNGSVVLKPLQVLDYNLNKIGVDIGDQRLQYNPFQHRTVKWWRKLYFHLLLMGVSNAFWLYNAVHRKKITITDFITVLAVQLVEDDTLEFIPRNEGTVGRLTKRHFLQHIPATTKKYAARVCHVCSSRSKKQSGKASRKETRYECEQCGVALCLEPCFKIFHTKKQYDSV; from the coding sequence atgtatgtagttacacataatgtgatattctttttagaagacgagattgatgacagtttgtcttcagatgaagacgagaatgatgttgaaggtgttgcttcaaatccagcagctgtgccgtatccgaaagacagtgagtggactgcagttgacacctaccgacctctgcctgtcaacacgacacccaggcagatactagtggatattgatgagtcgagttctgtactggattgcagtaaagtgttccttactgacagtgacgtaaatgaactcaagagacagacaaatttgtatgcatcacagacaatacagaagaaaagaagaggaaataatctgaagccccattcagttttgagttcgtggaagccagtgactataagtgagatgaggcgtttcttgggtattattttccacatgtgtgtttcgaaaaagcccaaaattgcggaccattggagcactaatcctgttcttagttgtaacttttgtccccatgtcatgagccgtttgcgtttcactcagatactgtcatgcttgcatcttgttgacaattcaaatcagaaaaaaccaggcgaagatggatttcatccactttacaaagttttgccatattataataatttgaaggagcgatgtatccaggcatatcgtccctcagaaaaagtgacaattgatgaaggaatttgcccatttcgaggtcgtgtgagtttccgtgtttacatgcaaaataagcctcataagtatggactgaaagtatatgctgttgctgaagccagtagtggctatgttgtaaattttgaagtttatgctggtaagcatattgttgacaattcttcgtctgcggttattttgcgattgttgtctgacagcagcttgctgaacaaaggccacactgtgtatttagatcgattttattccagtccagagctatttcagcaactggcagagaaaggcactggagctgttggtactgtgaacaaatccaggaaaggattgcctaaagatttagtatctgctacgctgaaaaagggcgaaatgtcttttcggcgtaaagataatgtattggcaatgaagtggaaagataagagagatgtgtatacattgtctacaaggcatcaagcaacatttggtacgcatactaagagaaatgggtctgtagtattgaaaccacttcaggtacttgattacaacctcaataaaattggagtggatattggagaccaacgcctgcagtacaatccgttccagcacagaactgtgaaatggtggcgaaaattatatttccatttgctgcttatgggagtatcaaatgcattttggctgtacaatgcagtgcacaggaagaaaattacaataacagactttataacagtgcttgcagttcagcttgttgaagacgacacacttgaattcattccaagaaatgaaggaactgtaggtcggctaacaaagagacattttttgcagcacatacctgcaactactaagaagtatgctgctcgtgtgtgtcacgtgtgcagttccaggagcaagaaacagagtggcaaggcttctcgcaaagagacacgatacgaatgtgaacagtgtggcgttgcactctgcctggaaccttgctttaaaattttccacactaaaaaacaatatgattctgtgtga